One genomic segment of Paenibacillus xylanexedens includes these proteins:
- a CDS encoding ABC transporter permease, with protein MPPASSPKGTRAHSFFKRLVQQRTLAWMCIPFVIWAFIFKYLPLWGWTMAFQNFKPARSFSDQQWVGWQHYSTLFEDNTFYRVLRNTLVMSSIKLVLGFVTAITLALLLNELKNVIFKRFVQTVSYLPHFISWVVASSIVLTVLSPDGIINLLLMKLHLIDSPVLWMGKGEYFWGILGATEVWKDVGWNTIIYLAAITAIDPAQYEAAEIDGASRFKRMLYITLPGLKPVIVILLIMNMGSILESGFEPQYLLGNGMNMDYSENLDIFVLKYGLGMGNFSLGTAAGIFKTVVSFIFLFSANYIAKKMGESRLF; from the coding sequence ATGCCTCCAGCCTCGAGTCCGAAGGGAACCAGAGCACACTCGTTCTTTAAGCGACTTGTGCAGCAACGAACGCTTGCCTGGATGTGTATTCCTTTTGTCATCTGGGCTTTTATCTTCAAGTACCTGCCGTTATGGGGATGGACCATGGCTTTTCAGAATTTCAAACCGGCAAGGTCCTTCTCGGATCAGCAATGGGTAGGTTGGCAACATTATAGTACGTTATTTGAAGACAATACCTTCTACCGGGTGCTGCGAAATACACTCGTTATGAGTTCCATTAAACTGGTGTTGGGATTTGTGACAGCAATTACGCTGGCTCTCTTGTTGAATGAGCTGAAAAATGTCATATTTAAACGTTTTGTGCAAACCGTCAGTTATCTGCCTCACTTTATCTCGTGGGTTGTTGCTTCCAGCATTGTATTAACAGTCCTGTCACCAGACGGAATTATCAATCTGCTGCTGATGAAGCTTCACCTGATTGACAGTCCGGTACTATGGATGGGGAAAGGAGAATACTTCTGGGGTATTCTGGGGGCAACTGAGGTCTGGAAAGATGTCGGTTGGAACACCATTATCTATCTGGCAGCAATTACGGCAATTGATCCGGCGCAATATGAGGCTGCCGAGATTGATGGAGCCAGTCGCTTCAAACGGATGTTATATATCACCCTGCCTGGCTTGAAACCGGTTATTGTGATCTTGTTGATCATGAACATGGGAAGTATTCTTGAATCCGGATTCGAACCGCAATATCTGCTGGGTAACGGGATGAATATGGACTATTCGGAGAATCTGGACATCTTTGTACTGAAATATGGATTAGGGATGGGGAACTTTTCCTTAGGTACAGCAGCTGGCATATTCAAAACGGTGGTCAGCTTCATCTTCCTTTTCTCAGCGAACTATATAGCGAAAAAAATGGGAGAGAGCAGACTATTCTAA
- a CDS encoding ABC transporter substrate-binding protein has product MFRKKNIITGLAILLAVTLAGCNKASPEASYPDSNDNTPVTFKYFTFGGGKKDILASSTTIGKKLQEQTGVDWKMEYLVGDGATKAGVMIASGDYPDIIDSSGEMAKLMDAGSFIPLDELIDQYGPNIKRVYGSYMDKFRQEDGKIYFLPYTANIGYVSEPNFQTGFYIQRAVLKEFNYPKIKTLDEYFDLIEQYKQNHPQIDGKETIGFATLAGESGSFFTLLNPAMHLAGYPNDGSVMVDMQSHEAKLVAGSDYQKQWIQKLSEVNAQGMFDPESFTMNQDQYLAKLTSGRVLGYFSYSWQVGDATNNLKKAGIDDKRYVSLPIVFDDSVKDQYVDPPGFVNNYGVGITVNAKDPVRIIKYFDNLLKEENQILVQWGVENETYSVNDEGRFYFENDDQRKAHEDPELSRKFGFDYFNYSWPRYGNNSVLEDGNAYGPGNQPEVATFSYTDGDKLLLEKYGVETFTELFSTPDERPWSPAWSIALEQGSPEQIFITKAEDLQKKYLPKMIMDSPSTFENTWNEYMSQLNQLDKKTYEATITQAVKDRVAGKW; this is encoded by the coding sequence ATGTTTAGAAAAAAAAACATTATAACAGGTCTGGCCATTTTACTGGCTGTAACCCTGGCAGGTTGTAATAAAGCCAGCCCGGAAGCCTCCTATCCTGACAGTAATGACAACACCCCGGTCACCTTTAAATATTTCACGTTTGGCGGTGGCAAGAAGGACATTCTGGCAAGCAGCACGACCATTGGCAAGAAGCTACAGGAACAAACAGGCGTTGACTGGAAGATGGAATATTTGGTCGGTGACGGTGCAACTAAGGCAGGTGTGATGATTGCGAGTGGTGATTACCCCGATATCATCGACTCCAGTGGTGAAATGGCCAAATTGATGGATGCAGGATCTTTTATCCCGCTGGATGAACTGATCGATCAATATGGGCCTAACATCAAGCGGGTATACGGGTCTTATATGGACAAATTCAGACAGGAGGATGGAAAGATATACTTCTTGCCATACACTGCCAACATCGGTTATGTGTCAGAGCCTAATTTTCAGACCGGCTTTTATATTCAGCGTGCTGTGTTAAAAGAGTTTAACTATCCCAAGATCAAAACGCTGGACGAATATTTTGACTTGATTGAGCAATACAAGCAAAATCATCCGCAGATCGATGGAAAAGAAACCATCGGCTTCGCCACACTTGCTGGTGAATCGGGCAGCTTTTTCACCCTGCTAAATCCGGCTATGCATCTGGCAGGTTATCCAAACGATGGCAGTGTGATGGTGGATATGCAGAGTCATGAAGCCAAACTGGTAGCCGGATCTGATTATCAGAAACAATGGATTCAGAAGCTGAGCGAGGTTAACGCACAGGGGATGTTTGATCCAGAATCCTTCACAATGAACCAGGATCAGTATCTCGCCAAGTTGACGTCCGGTCGGGTACTGGGATATTTCAGTTACTCCTGGCAAGTTGGAGACGCAACGAACAACCTCAAGAAGGCTGGTATTGACGATAAACGATACGTATCTCTACCGATCGTATTTGATGACAGTGTCAAAGACCAGTATGTGGACCCGCCAGGTTTTGTGAATAACTACGGTGTCGGAATTACCGTAAATGCCAAAGATCCTGTGCGAATTATTAAATATTTTGATAATTTGCTTAAGGAAGAAAACCAGATTCTGGTTCAATGGGGTGTTGAGAACGAGACGTATAGTGTGAATGATGAGGGCCGCTTTTACTTTGAAAATGATGACCAACGCAAGGCACATGAAGATCCGGAATTAAGTCGTAAATTCGGCTTTGACTATTTTAATTACAGCTGGCCTCGTTACGGGAATAACTCCGTGCTGGAGGATGGCAACGCCTATGGACCGGGCAACCAACCAGAAGTGGCTACCTTTAGTTACACGGACGGTGACAAGCTGTTGTTAGAGAAATATGGTGTGGAGACATTCACAGAACTATTCAGCACACCGGATGAGCGTCCTTGGTCTCCTGCTTGGTCTATTGCACTGGAGCAGGGCTCTCCTGAACAGATTTTTATCACCAAGGCAGAAGATCTCCAGAAGAAATATTTACCCAAAATGATTATGGATTCGCCTTCCACTTTCGAGAACACATGGAATGAATATATGAGTCAATTGAATCAACTCGACAAGAAAACATACGAAGCTACGATAACACAGGCAGTTAAGGATCGTGTAGCTGGCAAATGGTGA
- a CDS encoding DUF3237 domain-containing protein: protein MKLEELFTVHVNIEESFDLQNSEDDSVVMITFTGSVTGKYFEGIVLGGGVDTQIIGKNGGPHTLSARYMLQGTDNAGHSCKIYIENNGNIDKTLKTALFRTSPKMITDSKALSFLNREALIGEGHPTESGIDIKIYRAL from the coding sequence GTGAAATTAGAGGAATTGTTTACGGTACATGTGAACATCGAAGAATCATTTGATTTACAGAATAGCGAAGATGATTCGGTTGTCATGATTACTTTTACAGGCAGCGTAACCGGAAAGTACTTTGAGGGAATTGTGCTGGGTGGAGGAGTGGATACGCAGATCATCGGGAAGAATGGTGGTCCGCATACGCTATCGGCCAGATACATGCTCCAAGGAACCGACAACGCAGGCCATTCCTGCAAAATTTATATCGAAAATAACGGAAATATTGATAAAACGCTGAAAACTGCTTTATTTCGTACTTCCCCCAAAATGATTACAGACAGCAAAGCCTTATCCTTCTTGAACCGTGAGGCACTTATTGGAGAAGGTCATCCGACGGAGTCAGGGATAGATATAAAAATATATAGGGCGCTATGA
- a CDS encoding MFS transporter gives MSTLPKSVRFPLFILMLNLFIALLGQGMIIPILPEYLKLFHAGGTVAGFLVAAFGAAQFFFSPLGGQLSDRFGRKKLIIAGMFLSVISDIIFALSTSLPFLYVARFIGGISLGLMVPANLAYVADITTPETRAKGMGYFGAAMNLGMVLGPGLGGLIAEMGIRMPYFFAAGLGLIAALMTLLLPETLPPEKRTVSIRLQKGDHLGKKIWSSFKVPYFKYLIVLLVMTFGLMSYETVFALFAEQKYGFDAATISIIITLGAIIGIVVQIWLLDWFVQRIGEVKLIRLSLIITPIALLLMLIKVNLVFLLFASALFFAFNSFLRPSVSTLISKNAGDRQGYASGLNTTFSSLGTVIGPLIAGLLFDKNINFPYIFGAIMLLASLGLTLNAFRSKKGQLYTSE, from the coding sequence ATGAGTACATTACCAAAATCAGTTCGCTTTCCACTGTTCATTCTGATGTTAAATCTGTTTATTGCTTTATTGGGGCAAGGGATGATCATCCCCATATTGCCGGAGTATTTGAAGCTTTTTCATGCGGGAGGCACAGTAGCAGGATTTTTAGTTGCCGCCTTTGGTGCTGCTCAATTCTTCTTTTCACCTCTCGGGGGACAACTGTCTGATCGATTTGGACGCAAAAAGTTGATCATCGCAGGTATGTTTCTGTCTGTCATTTCAGATATCATATTTGCGCTGTCGACGTCATTACCGTTCCTCTATGTCGCACGGTTTATCGGTGGAATCAGTCTTGGTTTAATGGTTCCTGCCAACCTCGCATACGTCGCCGATATTACAACGCCAGAGACACGTGCAAAAGGTATGGGCTATTTCGGCGCAGCTATGAATTTGGGGATGGTTCTCGGACCTGGTCTGGGCGGTCTCATCGCCGAGATGGGCATTCGCATGCCCTATTTCTTCGCAGCGGGTCTGGGACTGATTGCGGCCCTGATGACGCTGCTATTGCCTGAGACACTTCCCCCCGAGAAAAGAACGGTCTCCATCCGTCTTCAAAAAGGAGATCACTTGGGCAAGAAAATCTGGAGTTCTTTTAAAGTCCCCTATTTCAAATACTTGATTGTGTTGCTTGTCATGACCTTTGGTCTCATGAGTTATGAGACAGTATTCGCGCTTTTCGCAGAGCAAAAATACGGATTCGACGCTGCAACAATCTCCATCATTATTACTTTGGGCGCAATTATCGGTATCGTTGTGCAGATCTGGCTTTTGGATTGGTTCGTACAGAGAATAGGTGAAGTTAAGTTGATCCGTCTCTCCTTAATAATCACACCCATAGCTTTATTGTTAATGTTAATTAAGGTCAACCTTGTGTTTCTGTTGTTCGCTTCTGCGTTATTCTTTGCCTTTAATTCGTTTTTACGACCTTCGGTCAGCACGTTAATATCCAAAAATGCAGGAGATCGGCAAGGTTATGCATCGGGTCTGAATACTACATTTTCCAGTCTCGGCACGGTGATTGGGCCGCTGATCGCAGGACTATTGTTTGACAAAAACATAAACTTCCCGTATATTTTTGGTGCAATTATGCTGCTCGCTTCTCTCGGACTGACCTTGAACGCATTTCGTTCGAAGAAAGGACAATTGTATACAAGTGAATGA
- a CDS encoding glycoside hydrolase family 3 N-terminal domain-containing protein, with translation MHVKWMTIIGAVVGSMLIGVGTAAAEETFVDLKYSKWAEDGITYMAKRGTVAGYGNGIFKPEALVTRAQAVTFMVRELYPDQLQRAVEGTTYSDVPTTHPFHREIMIAAKNGLASGFPNGTFRPDAPLSRAETAAFLTRAYSLAEGKKPAAWTDTDRHWAAAPILIMSSNGLVGGYSDATFRPNQAVTRAEYAVFMARVIRFEREAAIRTQDWDKLISYMTVSEQVGQMLMPDIREWNGKATTTVNEGLKRTIHDQDLGGLILFDKNIVDVTQLTTFTHDIQREAGDIPLFLSIDQEGGVIKRIPGGTNLPGQMALGATGDATLAEAAGQLTGEELKALGLQINFGPVLDINSNPDNPIIGIRSFGSKADLVTRLGLATIKGLQQSGVMAAVKHFPGHGDTTVDSHLGMPVLAHNRERLDAVELKPFRAAIENGAEMIMTAHIAFPSIDNEHVTSLKDGERVPIPATLSKKVLTGLLRGELGYEGLIVSDAFTMNAIAEHFGENQSVERAVSAGVDIILMPKKSVAAHQTLVNAVNNGTIKDETIHASVKRILEMKAKYGLFERSQTLAQKLTQLNGIIGSKAHRAVEQTIAERAVTVLSSREGVLPDPIQQGDRVVIVAAEQEQAKQLEKQLLQAANNLSLKTEISLVGQGNMNETLQAIGKANYVILASYQFRNVASQFGWSEYQTLINAMNKSNQRYTLLSLGNPYETIYLQNVRSGIAVYGKQEPNTSAGIKVLLGQLKAGGQLPVLTD, from the coding sequence ATGCATGTAAAATGGATGACGATTATTGGTGCCGTTGTTGGCTCTATGCTTATAGGGGTGGGAACGGCAGCTGCGGAAGAAACGTTTGTTGATCTAAAGTATTCCAAGTGGGCAGAGGATGGCATCACGTATATGGCGAAACGGGGAACAGTAGCCGGATACGGCAATGGGATCTTCAAGCCAGAGGCACTTGTGACAAGGGCACAAGCCGTCACTTTTATGGTGCGCGAGCTTTATCCAGATCAGCTTCAAAGAGCAGTGGAAGGTACAACCTATTCGGATGTTCCAACTACACACCCCTTCCATCGAGAAATCATGATAGCTGCTAAAAATGGTCTTGCAAGTGGTTTTCCTAACGGAACTTTCCGTCCGGACGCACCACTTAGCCGCGCAGAGACTGCGGCCTTCCTTACACGGGCATATTCACTCGCGGAAGGTAAGAAGCCCGCAGCATGGACAGATACGGACAGGCATTGGGCAGCAGCACCCATTCTTATTATGAGTTCAAACGGCTTGGTCGGCGGTTATTCAGATGCCACCTTCCGTCCGAATCAAGCTGTCACGCGTGCTGAATATGCCGTATTTATGGCGAGAGTAATTCGCTTCGAACGTGAAGCGGCCATTCGGACACAAGATTGGGACAAACTGATATCCTATATGACGGTAAGCGAGCAAGTTGGTCAGATGCTTATGCCCGACATTAGGGAATGGAATGGTAAAGCGACAACGACCGTTAATGAGGGGCTGAAACGCACGATCCATGATCAGGACTTGGGCGGACTTATTCTTTTTGACAAAAATATTGTAGACGTGACGCAGCTTACAACGTTCACACATGATATACAAAGAGAAGCAGGTGACATTCCTCTATTTCTTAGCATCGACCAAGAAGGAGGCGTTATTAAGCGAATACCAGGCGGTACGAACCTGCCAGGTCAAATGGCGCTTGGCGCAACTGGAGATGCAACACTAGCCGAAGCAGCTGGTCAGCTGACAGGGGAGGAGCTGAAGGCACTGGGACTGCAGATTAATTTTGGGCCAGTGCTGGACATCAACAGCAATCCAGATAACCCCATCATCGGTATACGGTCGTTTGGCTCGAAGGCGGACTTGGTAACACGGCTTGGTCTGGCAACAATAAAAGGGCTACAGCAATCAGGGGTGATGGCGGCAGTTAAGCATTTTCCGGGACATGGAGATACAACGGTAGATTCCCATCTTGGTATGCCTGTGCTTGCCCATAACCGAGAACGGCTTGATGCGGTAGAATTAAAACCGTTTCGGGCTGCGATTGAAAATGGGGCAGAGATGATTATGACCGCGCATATTGCTTTCCCTTCCATAGACAACGAACATGTTACTTCCCTCAAGGACGGTGAACGTGTGCCGATTCCTGCCACCTTATCGAAAAAGGTACTGACAGGACTGCTTCGCGGAGAGTTGGGATACGAAGGTCTCATTGTGTCGGATGCCTTTACCATGAATGCAATTGCAGAGCATTTTGGGGAGAATCAATCGGTAGAACGCGCCGTTTCTGCAGGTGTTGATATCATCCTTATGCCAAAAAAATCAGTAGCGGCCCATCAAACGCTGGTAAACGCGGTGAACAATGGAACGATCAAGGATGAAACCATACATGCATCTGTGAAACGAATCTTGGAGATGAAAGCGAAATATGGTTTGTTTGAACGCAGTCAAACTCTTGCGCAAAAGCTAACTCAGCTTAACGGTATCATCGGATCGAAGGCGCACCGAGCAGTGGAGCAGACAATCGCAGAGCGAGCGGTCACTGTACTCAGCAGTCGCGAAGGTGTGCTTCCTGATCCAATTCAGCAAGGCGACCGGGTTGTTATTGTCGCAGCCGAGCAGGAACAGGCGAAACAGCTTGAGAAACAACTGTTGCAAGCCGCTAATAACCTGTCGTTAAAGACTGAAATATCACTTGTTGGACAAGGCAACATGAATGAAACACTTCAGGCGATTGGCAAAGCCAATTATGTCATTCTTGCTTCTTACCAATTCCGCAATGTGGCCAGCCAGTTCGGTTGGAGTGAGTATCAAACCTTGATTAATGCGATGAACAAGAGTAATCAGCGATACACGCTGTTGTCTCTCGGTAACCCTTACGAAACGATCTATTTGCAGAACGTGCGCTCAGGAATTGCTGTGTATGGAAAGCAGGAGCCAAATACGTCTGCCGGGATCAAAGTATTGCTTGGTCAACTGAAAGCTGGAGGACAATTACCCGTACTAACGGATTAA
- a CDS encoding TetR/AcrR family transcriptional regulator codes for MNENWHQQLGNKHRDDLIAAGKELFLKYGLLQVKIKDVCTKAELSRVTFYKHFQSMDELLLAIQMQLIEHLTDEVSRASTKDLNGREQLTVMLNAWVVYAENHPDYIRFIQLFDINYEMYDFSPELREEYDKFNQNGKENHFLMDALSQGVVDGSIKNPSPPLDLAQFIFTTMMGMLQRMVTIRGAHDNSLDMRMTEQFVKMLLHFVCSEEIPE; via the coding sequence GTGAATGAAAACTGGCATCAACAATTGGGAAATAAACATCGTGATGATTTGATTGCAGCAGGTAAGGAGCTTTTTTTGAAATATGGATTGCTCCAGGTGAAGATTAAGGATGTATGTACAAAAGCTGAACTTAGTAGAGTGACCTTTTATAAACATTTCCAGTCAATGGATGAACTTCTTCTAGCCATTCAGATGCAACTGATCGAACATTTAACGGATGAAGTTAGCCGTGCTTCAACGAAGGACTTGAACGGCCGGGAACAACTCACGGTTATGTTGAATGCATGGGTTGTTTATGCCGAGAATCATCCAGACTACATCCGGTTTATTCAATTGTTTGATATCAACTATGAGATGTATGATTTTAGCCCTGAATTAAGAGAAGAGTATGATAAGTTCAACCAGAACGGGAAAGAAAATCATTTCCTGATGGACGCTTTATCCCAAGGCGTTGTTGACGGCAGTATTAAGAATCCATCTCCTCCGCTGGATCTGGCTCAGTTTATCTTCACAACGATGATGGGCATGCTCCAGCGCATGGTAACTATTCGTGGTGCTCATGATAATTCATTGGATATGCGGATGACGGAGCAATTTGTGAAGATGCTGCTTCATTTTGTTTGTAGCGAAGAAATACCCGAGTGA
- a CDS encoding ABC transporter substrate-binding protein — protein MLKPKFRTAGLAVVLTALLAGCSQNSSSSAPSATGDDENSPVTFSYYMFSPGKKDVLASETTIGKALQEQTGVDWKMEYLVGDSATKAGVMIASGDYPDVISSSGEMSKLLDAGAYIPLDDLIEEYGPNIKRVYGPYFDKMKNAEDGKIYALPYTANQGEYSGSPNVGGGAFWIQRSVLKEFDYPKITTLDEYFDLIQDYKEKHPTVDGADTIGFVSLAGVANNFFTLQNPAMHLAGYPNDGSVMVDMTTHEAKVVAGTDAQKKWIQKLNEINAQGMLDPESFTMNKDQYLAKLTSGRVLGYFNYGWQIGDASKNLLSAGIDEKRYAPLPIVFDEGIKDQYVDPPGFVNNYATGISVNAKDPVRIIKYFDNLLKEENQVLVQWGIKDETYSVDEKGRFYYANEDQRKAHDDLELSRKFGFTYFGTDWPKYGGESTLTDGNAYSPGNQPEVAAASYTEGDKKFLEAYGIQTFSELFNKPEERPWFPAWSIALEQGSPEQIFTTKSDDLQRKYLPEMILGAPSNFDKLWDAYMAELNKLDKAGYEATITNVVKDRVAGKW, from the coding sequence ATGTTAAAACCAAAATTTAGAACAGCGGGTTTAGCTGTAGTACTAACAGCTTTGCTGGCTGGGTGCAGTCAGAACAGTTCGTCATCAGCGCCTTCAGCCACAGGTGATGATGAGAACAGTCCAGTCACGTTCTCGTATTACATGTTCTCTCCAGGCAAGAAGGATGTTCTGGCAAGCGAAACTACCATCGGTAAAGCGTTGCAAGAGCAGACGGGTGTGGACTGGAAGATGGAATATCTGGTAGGTGATAGTGCTACAAAAGCCGGTGTCATGATTGCCAGTGGAGACTATCCTGATGTCATTAGCTCCAGTGGTGAGATGTCCAAGTTACTGGATGCAGGTGCCTATATTCCGCTGGATGATCTGATTGAGGAATACGGTCCTAATATCAAAAGGGTGTATGGACCATACTTCGATAAAATGAAAAATGCCGAAGACGGTAAAATCTATGCCCTGCCTTATACGGCTAATCAGGGTGAGTATTCAGGTAGTCCAAATGTGGGCGGAGGAGCTTTCTGGATTCAACGATCTGTGCTCAAAGAGTTTGATTATCCCAAGATCACTACACTGGATGAATATTTTGATCTAATTCAGGATTATAAGGAAAAACATCCAACTGTCGACGGTGCAGACACAATCGGATTTGTGTCACTTGCGGGTGTGGCTAATAACTTCTTCACACTGCAAAATCCTGCGATGCATCTTGCCGGTTATCCGAACGATGGCAGTGTCATGGTGGACATGACTACCCATGAGGCAAAAGTTGTCGCGGGTACAGATGCCCAGAAAAAATGGATTCAGAAGTTGAATGAGATCAATGCTCAAGGCATGCTTGATCCGGAATCCTTTACGATGAACAAAGACCAGTACTTGGCCAAGCTGACTTCGGGTCGTGTGTTAGGATACTTCAATTATGGCTGGCAGATTGGGGATGCATCGAAAAACCTGCTCTCGGCAGGCATTGATGAGAAGCGCTACGCTCCACTTCCGATTGTGTTTGATGAAGGAATCAAGGATCAGTATGTGGATCCTCCCGGCTTTGTCAACAACTATGCAACAGGTATCTCGGTGAATGCCAAAGACCCTGTTCGTATCATCAAATATTTTGATAATTTGCTGAAGGAAGAGAATCAGGTTCTGGTGCAATGGGGAATCAAGGATGAGACGTACAGTGTGGATGAAAAGGGCCGATTCTATTATGCAAATGAAGATCAACGCAAGGCTCATGATGATCTGGAGCTCAGCCGTAAATTCGGGTTCACCTACTTTGGGACAGACTGGCCGAAATATGGCGGTGAATCTACACTAACCGATGGTAACGCTTATAGCCCTGGCAACCAGCCGGAAGTGGCCGCTGCATCTTACACCGAGGGAGACAAGAAGTTCCTTGAAGCCTACGGTATCCAAACCTTTAGTGAATTATTTAATAAACCGGAAGAGCGGCCATGGTTCCCCGCATGGTCCATCGCCCTTGAGCAAGGATCACCTGAACAGATCTTCACCACCAAATCGGATGATCTGCAACGTAAATACTTACCGGAAATGATCTTGGGAGCACCATCGAATTTTGATAAGCTGTGGGATGCCTACATGGCTGAATTGAACAAATTGGACAAAGCTGGTTATGAAGCGACCATTACCAACGTTGTGAAGGATCGTGTTGCAGGAAAATGGTAA
- a CDS encoding carbohydrate ABC transporter permease, which yields MRKGNTSRLRNSSTGDRAFDTFNIIFMVCLMIVTIYPFVNMIAVSFNNANDAIRGGIYLWPRVWTLDNYKYIFGESDIYHATLISALRTIIGTVVSVFCTAMLAYTVSRQEFVLRKFVTMFFVFTMYFSGGLIPGYLLIRDLGLIGSFWVYIIPGVIGVFNMIVIRSFIEGLPEGILESARIDGAGEFTTFIRVVLPLTIPAMATVSLFVAVGQWNSWFDVFLYNSSNKELSTLQYELMKILQTSTTSATSSASDAYQSAESNATAVTPTSIRATMTIIASVPILMVYPFLQKYFVQGMTIGGVKG from the coding sequence ATGCGTAAAGGAAACACATCCCGCTTGCGGAATAGCAGCACCGGGGATCGAGCGTTTGACACTTTTAACATCATCTTCATGGTATGTCTGATGATTGTGACGATCTATCCCTTTGTTAATATGATTGCCGTATCTTTCAATAATGCAAACGATGCCATTCGGGGTGGAATATATCTATGGCCTCGTGTATGGACACTGGACAACTACAAATACATTTTTGGCGAATCCGATATTTATCACGCAACTCTGATCTCGGCGCTGCGTACGATCATTGGAACCGTGGTGTCCGTCTTCTGTACAGCCATGCTCGCGTATACGGTTAGTCGTCAGGAGTTTGTGCTACGCAAGTTTGTTACGATGTTTTTTGTATTCACCATGTATTTCAGCGGGGGGTTGATCCCCGGTTATCTGCTGATTCGAGACCTTGGATTGATTGGTTCCTTCTGGGTATATATCATTCCGGGTGTAATCGGTGTCTTCAATATGATTGTCATCCGTTCATTTATTGAAGGTCTTCCTGAAGGCATTCTGGAGTCAGCACGTATTGACGGGGCAGGGGAGTTCACGACATTTATCCGCGTTGTCCTGCCGCTAACGATTCCCGCAATGGCAACCGTATCACTCTTTGTAGCTGTGGGACAATGGAATTCCTGGTTCGATGTATTCCTGTACAACTCTTCCAATAAAGAATTAAGCACATTGCAATACGAATTGATGAAGATTCTGCAAACTTCGACGACCTCAGCGACTTCATCAGCAAGTGATGCTTATCAGTCTGCTGAGAGCAATGCAACGGCGGTCACACCAACCTCGATTCGAGCGACCATGACCATTATTGCAAGTGTTCCTATTCTGATGGTGTATCCGTTCTTACAGAAATACTTTGTACAGGGCATGACGATTGGCGGCGTGAAGGGGTAG